One window from the genome of Vibrio sp. VB16 encodes:
- the yqfB gene encoding N(4)-acetylcytidine aminohydrolase, which translates to MSLSEITFFERFETDILSGKKTITIRDESEKDYASDSIVQVSTLETGRWFCALKIDSVVAIKFDDLTEFHAHQENMSLVELKAVIREIYPNINDLYVISYALV; encoded by the coding sequence ATGAGCTTATCAGAGATAACGTTTTTCGAACGTTTTGAAACCGACATTTTGTCAGGTAAAAAGACGATTACAATTCGAGATGAGTCAGAAAAAGATTATGCTTCAGACTCAATTGTTCAGGTGTCTACACTTGAGACTGGCCGTTGGTTCTGTGCATTGAAAATTGACTCGGTAGTTGCGATTAAATTCGACGATTTGACAGAATTTCATGCGCATCAAGAAAATATGTCGCTTGTTGAGCTGAAAGCGGTTATTCGCGAAATATACCCCAATATCAATGATTTGTACGTCATTAGTTATGCTCTTGTTTAA
- a CDS encoding CoA-binding protein, with protein sequence MITDTIEKIAILGISDKAERYSFKAYQKLLENGFTNLVGISPKKLDLSQIELVDTLEALSKDVHTLTLYVGAQRLEPMIESILSLSPKRIILNPGTENQNLMTQAAKQGIEVVEGCTLVMLVTKQF encoded by the coding sequence ATGATTACTGACACTATCGAGAAAATTGCAATTTTAGGCATCTCTGATAAAGCCGAGCGTTACAGTTTCAAAGCGTACCAAAAACTGCTTGAGAATGGATTTACAAATCTAGTGGGTATATCACCTAAAAAACTAGATCTCTCTCAGATAGAACTTGTCGATACACTAGAGGCGCTATCAAAAGATGTGCATACATTGACGCTTTATGTCGGTGCCCAGCGCTTAGAACCAATGATTGAATCAATACTGTCGTTGTCACCGAAACGTATTATCTTGAATCCAGGAACTGAGAATCAAAATTTAATGACTCAGGCTGCCAAGCAGGGCATTGAAGTTGTTGAAGGGTGTACTTTAGTGATGCTTGTTACCAAGCAGTTTTAG
- a CDS encoding AzlC family ABC transporter permease, with protein MIARKRLFWQGALAILPLSVAVIPWGFLVGSFAMDVGLTPFEGQALSAILFAGSAQLVAVGMFKAGVGISTMLLTTFFITSRHFLYSVSMRSKIAPLSIKWRLLLGFLLTDELFAVVGNQTPERFKPWYALGAGLSFYLVWNIATLVGIVAGSQIPNLDQLGLEFAVAATFIALVVPTIKNIPILMSVFVALVLSVALEYMKIEGALMVSSLFGMLSGFACERLYRVDKSNDKKGKDKNREDKL; from the coding sequence GTGATAGCTAGAAAACGTCTTTTCTGGCAGGGAGCATTAGCGATATTGCCACTCTCGGTGGCGGTTATTCCATGGGGCTTTTTGGTCGGTTCGTTTGCTATGGATGTCGGACTAACACCTTTTGAGGGACAAGCACTTTCGGCAATATTATTTGCTGGCTCTGCACAGTTGGTTGCGGTCGGGATGTTTAAAGCGGGCGTAGGGATCAGTACCATGTTATTAACCACGTTTTTTATTACTTCACGCCACTTTTTATACAGTGTATCAATGCGGAGTAAAATTGCACCACTGTCGATTAAGTGGCGGTTGTTGTTAGGGTTTTTACTCACAGATGAGCTGTTTGCGGTAGTAGGCAATCAAACGCCAGAACGATTTAAACCATGGTATGCTCTGGGGGCTGGGCTGAGTTTTTACTTGGTTTGGAATATTGCTACCTTGGTCGGAATCGTAGCAGGAAGTCAGATCCCAAACCTGGATCAGTTGGGATTGGAGTTTGCTGTTGCCGCAACCTTCATTGCTTTAGTTGTTCCTACAATAAAAAATATCCCTATTTTAATGTCTGTTTTTGTCGCGTTAGTTCTATCCGTTGCTTTGGAGTACATGAAGATTGAAGGCGCCTTAATGGTATCGAGTCTTTTCGGTATGCTGAGTGGCTTTGCTTGTGAACGACTATATAGAGTTGACAAATCAAATGATAAGAAGGGAAAAGATAAGAATCGTGAGGACAAGCTATGA
- a CDS encoding winged helix-turn-helix domain-containing protein: MADSLSLQQARKLVLLSQKLPARQQKGTALEATLSAIEHLGYVQMDTISVVQRAHHHTLWNRNPRYQPSHLDTLVNDKQVFEYWSHAAAYLPMRDFRYSLYRKHAILDGHQSHWYKRNHDVMDNVLLRIEKEGPLMARDFDGDGNKLGAWQHKSAKMALENLYMQGDLMISSRVKFQKSYDLTERVLPQDIDRSIPSAQEYARHLIFRYLKANGIGQLAEMNYLLQGIKPHIAAMLEELVENGDVMTIKVAAIEYYTLPETLSLLGKRYQINKLHILSPFDNLLIQRKRMQTLFNYDYLIECYTPEAKRKFGYFSLPILWNGQLVARMDCKAARSESRLDIHHLALEPRLKKVDDFMSSLKQALPDFMVFNGCERLLLHKVTAGNKVISADLT; the protein is encoded by the coding sequence ATGGCAGACTCACTATCACTTCAACAGGCAAGAAAACTGGTACTGTTATCTCAAAAACTACCAGCACGGCAGCAAAAAGGAACGGCCTTAGAGGCGACTCTATCGGCTATTGAACACTTAGGTTATGTGCAAATGGATACCATTTCTGTTGTCCAAAGAGCACACCATCACACCCTTTGGAATAGAAACCCTCGTTACCAACCTAGCCACTTAGATACATTGGTAAATGACAAACAAGTATTCGAGTATTGGTCACACGCTGCCGCGTACTTACCAATGCGAGACTTCCGTTACAGCCTTTATAGAAAACACGCTATTTTAGATGGACATCAAAGTCATTGGTACAAACGTAACCATGACGTAATGGATAATGTTTTGTTGAGAATTGAGAAAGAAGGCCCATTAATGGCAAGGGACTTCGATGGTGATGGGAATAAATTAGGTGCCTGGCAACATAAATCCGCAAAAATGGCGTTAGAGAATCTATATATGCAAGGGGATTTGATGATTTCGTCTCGGGTGAAATTTCAAAAATCCTATGATTTAACAGAACGTGTATTGCCACAAGATATAGATAGGAGTATTCCTTCTGCTCAAGAATACGCTAGGCACCTTATATTTCGTTATTTAAAGGCGAATGGTATAGGTCAACTTGCAGAGATGAATTATTTACTTCAAGGCATTAAGCCGCACATCGCCGCTATGTTAGAAGAGTTAGTAGAGAATGGTGATGTTATGACAATAAAAGTTGCAGCGATAGAGTATTACACTCTTCCTGAAACGCTTTCATTACTCGGCAAGCGTTACCAGATCAATAAACTGCATATATTGTCTCCTTTTGACAATCTGCTGATTCAGCGAAAACGAATGCAAACCCTATTCAATTATGATTATCTTATTGAATGTTATACACCTGAAGCGAAAAGAAAATTTGGGTATTTCTCGCTGCCAATACTATGGAATGGACAGCTAGTCGCCCGCATGGACTGTAAAGCCGCTAGGAGTGAGTCAAGGCTAGATATACATCATTTGGCGCTGGAACCGAGATTGAAGAAAGTGGATGATTTTATGTCTTCACTTAAGCAAGCGCTTCCGGATTTTATGGTATTCAACGGTTGTGAAAGGCTTCTTTTACATAAGGTAACGGCAGGCAATAAGGTGATTTCAGCCGATCTAACCTAA
- a CDS encoding winged helix-turn-helix domain-containing protein, with translation MIRVIRDVQLVNIRRELLFRLDGEEAQTIKFTSPEFRVLEYLINHAGETITKQQLIMAGWEGQPTGDNSLTVVISNLRKKIKHSTDWDIINIPKVGYWLDCSNIEQTKENKVAKVTLPTKIEIRPGMLYLLICFLITSSIFPIFYITNNWLSITCNSTTEINFCSLDKNLLSDVTEEIQLTRDVESNFISKHNLVNFK, from the coding sequence ATGATCCGAGTTATTCGAGATGTGCAGTTAGTCAATATTAGACGTGAACTGCTCTTTCGCCTAGATGGTGAAGAGGCGCAGACAATCAAGTTCACGTCGCCAGAATTCCGCGTTTTGGAGTATCTTATAAATCATGCAGGGGAAACAATAACCAAGCAACAACTGATAATGGCTGGATGGGAAGGTCAACCCACAGGCGACAATTCTCTAACAGTGGTTATCTCAAATTTGCGTAAGAAAATAAAACATTCTACCGATTGGGATATTATCAATATTCCAAAAGTGGGTTACTGGCTCGATTGCTCAAATATAGAACAGACTAAAGAGAACAAAGTTGCCAAGGTTACTCTGCCGACCAAAATAGAAATAAGGCCTGGCATGCTGTATTTATTAATATGTTTTCTTATCACGTCTAGCATTTTCCCAATTTTTTACATCACCAACAATTGGCTTTCAATAACGTGTAATTCAACTACTGAGATCAATTTTTGCTCGCTAGATAAAAACCTACTGAGTGATGTTACAGAGGAAATTCAGCTTACTAGAGATGTGGAATCTAATTTTATATCTAAACATAATTTGGTTAATTTCAAATGA
- a CDS encoding AzlD domain-containing protein translates to MILFSIFAMAGLVFFSRYLFLEPKLPIKLNTTTQRLLAYSSPAILTAIWAPIVFIQDGELSIVPTNPYLLGALFAAFMVWKTRNVLWTTIVSMALFLFLKLVVFN, encoded by the coding sequence ATGATTTTGTTTTCTATATTCGCGATGGCGGGGCTGGTGTTTTTCAGCCGTTATCTTTTTTTAGAACCAAAATTACCCATCAAACTGAATACAACCACTCAAAGGTTGTTAGCATATTCTAGCCCCGCAATATTAACGGCCATTTGGGCACCGATCGTTTTTATTCAAGACGGTGAGTTGTCTATTGTTCCAACCAATCCTTACCTGCTGGGCGCGCTCTTTGCTGCCTTCATGGTTTGGAAAACTAGGAATGTACTTTGGACGACGATAGTCAGTATGGCGCTATTTTTGTTTCTAAAATTGGTCGTATTTAACTAA
- the fusA gene encoding elongation factor G → MPINKIRNIAFIGQTGTGKTSLIERLLFESKTISSLGFVDKGDTVTDFDPLSIQYRHSIEATPVSLCWNDHRMNYIDTPGQTELLGRTFSIFPAIESTALVLDANTPLSQVSDRLFTFAKEQKKCQMIVVNKIDLNANKIVELMANIAERFGDACLPINLPSEDGTSVIDCYFSPEYEKATLFDDVTAAHERLIDQVIEVDEDLMGIYLEQGSELNPHQLHDPFEESLRTGHVIPICFVSSDTGAGVDLLLKILAEIMPMPNEGNPPLLEKKGKQVQVNCESLEHSVAHVYKVSVDPYMGKLAYVRLFQGEINAGSQLYIGENNKAFKVGHLYQLQGKQRREIQKAIAGDYCVLAKVDDLHFDSVIHDSHEEDGIRMRTLTFPHSMYSLAVTPKKRGDEKKISEILNRISAEDPSLRIEHRVRTNETLISGQGEFHLKVALEKMAMVYKLEVETSQPSVEYFETVTKPAKGMYRHKKQSGGAGQFGEVQLKVCPLPRGAGFKFVNKVVGGAIPTSLIPAVEKGVRQAIDEGAISGNPIKDIEVTVYDGKYHSVDSKEIAFVIAGKKAFLDAVNNADPIVLEPIVQLDIHIPTHCVGDVSGDLSGNRGLIEGSRPEANNFTLLKAKSPINELQEYSRRIRAITGGEGRFDMTLSHYEIAPPAIQKKVCKETTQ, encoded by the coding sequence ATGCCCATAAATAAAATCCGCAATATCGCTTTTATAGGCCAAACTGGTACCGGTAAAACAAGCCTTATAGAGCGTCTACTTTTTGAATCAAAAACCATAAGTTCGCTTGGTTTTGTTGATAAGGGGGATACAGTCACCGATTTTGATCCACTATCCATTCAATATAGACACAGTATAGAAGCGACTCCAGTTTCGTTGTGTTGGAACGACCACCGCATGAACTATATCGATACTCCCGGACAGACAGAGCTACTGGGAAGAACCTTTAGTATCTTTCCTGCCATTGAATCTACAGCTCTCGTACTTGATGCAAATACGCCTTTAAGCCAGGTGTCCGATAGATTATTTACTTTTGCCAAAGAACAAAAAAAGTGCCAAATGATCGTGGTAAATAAAATCGATTTAAACGCCAACAAAATCGTTGAATTAATGGCTAATATTGCAGAGCGTTTTGGTGATGCTTGTTTGCCAATTAATTTACCATCTGAAGATGGTACCTCAGTAATTGATTGCTATTTTTCCCCGGAATATGAAAAAGCGACGCTTTTTGATGATGTAACAGCGGCTCATGAACGCTTGATTGATCAAGTGATAGAAGTCGATGAAGATTTAATGGGAATCTATTTGGAACAAGGATCTGAACTCAACCCTCATCAATTGCATGACCCATTTGAAGAGTCATTGAGAACTGGTCACGTTATTCCAATCTGCTTTGTCTCTTCTGATACAGGGGCTGGCGTTGATCTCTTGCTAAAAATACTCGCTGAAATTATGCCAATGCCCAATGAGGGTAACCCGCCGTTGTTAGAAAAAAAAGGCAAGCAAGTTCAAGTGAATTGTGAGTCTTTAGAGCATAGTGTCGCGCATGTATACAAAGTTAGCGTAGATCCTTATATGGGAAAACTGGCTTATGTTCGTTTATTTCAGGGTGAAATAAATGCAGGCAGTCAGCTCTACATTGGTGAAAATAATAAGGCGTTTAAAGTTGGACATCTTTATCAGTTACAAGGTAAACAACGAAGAGAGATACAAAAAGCCATAGCCGGAGACTATTGCGTGTTAGCCAAAGTGGATGACTTGCATTTCGATTCTGTGATCCATGATTCGCACGAAGAAGATGGCATACGCATGCGTACGCTGACATTTCCGCATTCCATGTATAGTTTAGCCGTGACGCCTAAAAAGCGTGGAGATGAGAAAAAAATATCTGAAATATTGAATCGTATTTCTGCAGAAGATCCGTCATTGCGAATAGAACACCGAGTGAGAACAAATGAAACGTTAATTAGTGGTCAGGGTGAATTCCATCTAAAAGTGGCTTTAGAGAAAATGGCCATGGTATATAAACTAGAGGTAGAAACCAGCCAACCGAGTGTTGAATATTTTGAAACCGTGACAAAACCAGCAAAAGGAATGTATCGTCATAAGAAGCAAAGTGGTGGGGCTGGGCAGTTTGGAGAGGTTCAGCTTAAGGTTTGCCCTTTGCCTCGTGGGGCTGGCTTCAAATTTGTAAATAAAGTCGTCGGTGGTGCAATCCCTACTTCTCTTATCCCGGCCGTAGAAAAAGGCGTGCGTCAGGCTATCGATGAAGGCGCGATTTCTGGAAATCCGATTAAGGATATTGAAGTTACGGTATATGACGGAAAATATCATTCGGTTGACTCTAAGGAAATCGCCTTTGTTATTGCGGGTAAAAAGGCGTTTTTAGATGCAGTCAATAATGCTGACCCCATTGTATTAGAGCCCATTGTGCAATTGGATATTCATATCCCTACACACTGTGTTGGGGACGTGTCTGGAGATCTTTCAGGCAATCGAGGATTAATAGAGGGGAGTCGGCCTGAAGCGAATAATTTCACCCTTCTTAAAGCAAAGTCACCTATAAATGAACTACAAGAATATTCTCGCCGTATTCGGGCTATTACAGGCGGAGAAGGCCGTTTTGATATGACTTTGAGTCATTATGAAATTGCCCCTCCTGCGATACAAAAAAAGGTGTGTAAAGAAACGACTCAATAA
- a CDS encoding Gfo/Idh/MocA family protein, whose amino-acid sequence MINLAVIGTNWISEKFVEAARQSNQFTLTAVYSRQLESAHSFAKEHQAPDCNFYNSLEELGADKSIDAVYIASPNSLHCEQAIFMMEHGKHVICEKPIASNINEASQMYDAAEKYNVILFEAFKTEFLPNFEELKMSLAVIGKLRSVHLSYCQYSSRYQKYLNGENPNTFNPKFSNGSIMDIGYYNVAAAVSLFGKPDAIQASAKLLESGVDAHGTVILEYPNFIVSIQHSKVSDGNIASELQGEEGVILINHISECTGFTIQKTDTNPQTVHVGQEENSMIYEAIAFAEQIRDGSMNYAYVQRSLEVAEVITEIRKQTGVVFPADK is encoded by the coding sequence ATGATCAACTTAGCCGTCATTGGAACCAACTGGATATCAGAAAAATTCGTCGAAGCCGCTAGGCAAAGCAATCAGTTCACATTGACTGCCGTTTATTCACGTCAATTAGAGAGCGCTCACAGTTTCGCAAAAGAACATCAAGCCCCTGATTGTAACTTCTACAATAGCTTAGAAGAACTCGGTGCGGATAAAAGCATTGACGCGGTCTACATCGCCTCACCCAATAGTTTGCACTGCGAACAGGCCATTTTCATGATGGAACATGGTAAACATGTCATTTGTGAGAAGCCTATCGCTTCCAATATAAACGAAGCAAGCCAGATGTATGACGCGGCAGAAAAATATAACGTCATTCTTTTTGAGGCGTTTAAGACCGAATTTTTACCCAACTTTGAAGAGCTCAAAATGAGCCTTGCTGTAATAGGCAAACTGCGCAGCGTTCATTTAAGCTACTGCCAATATTCATCTCGCTACCAAAAGTACCTCAATGGTGAAAATCCAAATACATTTAACCCAAAATTTTCTAACGGCTCAATTATGGACATCGGTTATTACAATGTAGCGGCGGCCGTCTCTCTATTTGGTAAACCAGATGCCATTCAAGCCAGCGCGAAACTGCTAGAGTCTGGTGTTGATGCTCATGGAACCGTTATCCTTGAGTACCCTAACTTCATCGTGTCCATTCAACATTCAAAAGTGTCTGACGGCAATATTGCCAGCGAGTTACAAGGTGAAGAAGGCGTAATCTTAATCAATCACATATCCGAGTGTACCGGGTTTACCATCCAAAAAACCGATACAAACCCGCAAACCGTTCACGTTGGACAGGAAGAAAATTCGATGATCTACGAAGCCATTGCCTTTGCAGAGCAGATCCGTGATGGTTCGATGAATTACGCCTACGTACAACGTTCGTTAGAAGTAGCAGAAGTCATCACTGAAATACGTAAGCAAACTGGCGTCGTTTTTCCAGCTGACAAATAG
- a CDS encoding tetratricopeptide repeat protein, whose translation MKNCLVLFIALFISFSGTSAEKYSESDILERPLVERYILDELKALRQDQQDLERRLVIQITDRELEVADKSMNYANVTVTYFFYIIAGVASLIALVGWQSLKEIKQSTKEMADARLNKLAKEYETKFLALERDLKRKTRIISENNQEIEIINEVHNLWLRVQNAQTPEQKMEVCDEILVIRPGDLEALTHKADAAMEMSEYHWAMSLCNRVLEVDDNNAHALYQRACSYARLGAEEQAIYDLHRSIQVSASIRELAAEEPDLESLRGNLQFDTLIEGVEGSQA comes from the coding sequence ATGAAAAATTGTTTGGTGCTTTTTATAGCCCTATTTATCTCTTTTAGTGGTACTTCTGCAGAGAAGTATTCTGAGAGTGATATTTTGGAACGTCCATTGGTCGAGCGCTATATATTGGATGAGCTTAAAGCGCTTAGACAAGACCAACAAGATCTGGAACGTAGGTTGGTTATTCAGATTACTGACCGAGAGTTAGAAGTAGCCGATAAATCCATGAATTATGCCAATGTTACGGTAACGTATTTTTTCTACATCATTGCCGGGGTTGCTTCACTGATTGCGCTGGTTGGTTGGCAGTCATTAAAAGAGATCAAGCAAAGCACCAAAGAGATGGCTGATGCGCGCTTGAATAAATTAGCCAAAGAGTATGAAACGAAATTTTTAGCATTAGAAAGAGATCTAAAACGTAAAACCCGTATTATTTCTGAAAATAACCAAGAAATTGAGATCATCAATGAAGTTCATAATCTTTGGTTGCGAGTTCAAAATGCTCAAACACCTGAACAGAAAATGGAAGTTTGCGATGAGATCCTAGTTATTCGCCCAGGAGACTTAGAAGCGCTGACTCATAAAGCGGATGCGGCAATGGAAATGAGCGAATATCACTGGGCTATGAGCCTTTGTAATCGCGTACTTGAAGTTGATGATAACAATGCACACGCGCTATACCAAAGGGCTTGTTCATATGCACGTTTAGGAGCAGAAGAACAGGCTATCTATGATCTGCATCGCTCTATTCAAGTCAGTGCGTCCATTCGTGAACTTGCCGCAGAAGAGCCCGATCTAGAGTCTTTACGTGGGAATCTTCAATTCGACACATTAATTGAAGGGGTGGAAGGTAGTCAGGCGTGA